In a single window of the Paenibacillus sp. MMS20-IR301 genome:
- a CDS encoding MFS transporter produces MGGMTLMRNPKQRKLLFSAGLSWMFDAMDVGMISFVVAALAKEWALGPEKIGYLTSINSVGMAVGAAAAGILADRFGRKSVLLWTLLIFSIASGLSAFAAGYVMLSVLRFIAGFGLGGELPVASTLVSESMPVKERGRAVVLLESFWALGWILSALIAYFVIPDYGWRIAFAIGAVPALYALYLRKAIDDSPKFAEIKKATAVSLRNRIAAVWSPEYRRSTIMLWILWFTVVFSYYGMFLWLPTVMVLKGFSLVRSFEYVLIMTLAQLPGYFTAAYFIEKFGRKFVLVIYLLLTAVSAAWFGNSTTEGMLMAAGICLSFFNLGAWGGMYAYTPELYPTAVRSTGAGLATSFGRIGGIIAPTLVGIMVGKSVAIGSIFMLFFVTIVIGAAAVLFLGKETKGMELQ; encoded by the coding sequence ATGGGCGGAATGACGCTGATGAGGAATCCGAAGCAAAGAAAGCTGCTGTTTAGTGCAGGTCTCAGCTGGATGTTTGATGCGATGGATGTAGGGATGATCTCTTTTGTTGTGGCTGCGCTGGCGAAGGAATGGGCGCTCGGTCCGGAAAAGATCGGATATTTAACAAGTATTAATTCCGTAGGGATGGCTGTCGGAGCAGCAGCGGCGGGAATACTCGCGGACCGCTTCGGCCGCAAATCCGTGCTGCTGTGGACACTGCTGATTTTCTCGATTGCCAGCGGCCTGTCGGCATTCGCTGCAGGATATGTAATGCTGAGTGTACTGCGCTTCATCGCCGGCTTCGGGCTGGGCGGAGAGCTGCCGGTAGCCTCAACGCTGGTGTCGGAGAGCATGCCGGTCAAAGAGAGAGGACGGGCTGTCGTGCTACTGGAGAGCTTCTGGGCACTTGGCTGGATTCTGTCGGCGCTGATTGCTTACTTCGTCATTCCGGATTACGGCTGGCGGATCGCTTTTGCCATCGGTGCTGTACCGGCACTCTATGCGCTGTATCTGCGCAAGGCGATTGATGACTCGCCGAAGTTCGCCGAGATTAAGAAGGCAACGGCGGTATCCCTGCGGAATCGTATTGCCGCAGTCTGGTCCCCGGAATACCGCCGTTCGACCATAATGCTGTGGATTCTCTGGTTCACAGTTGTGTTCTCCTACTACGGAATGTTCCTGTGGCTGCCGACAGTCATGGTGCTTAAAGGCTTCAGTCTGGTCCGCAGCTTTGAATATGTGCTGATCATGACGCTCGCTCAGCTGCCGGGTTATTTCACCGCTGCTTACTTCATCGAGAAGTTCGGCCGCAAGTTCGTGCTTGTCATCTATCTGCTGCTGACTGCAGTCAGCGCAGCCTGGTTCGGCAATTCCACGACGGAGGGGATGCTGATGGCCGCCGGTATCTGCTTGTCCTTCTTCAATCTGGGTGCCTGGGGCGGCATGTATGCCTACACGCCTGAGCTGTATCCGACAGCCGTCCGTTCAACAGGTGCGGGTCTTGCCACCTCCTTTGGCCGGATTGGCGGGATTATTGCACCAACGCTTGTCGGCATAATGGTCGGCAAATCGGTGGCGATCGGGTCCATCTTCATGCTGTTCTTCGTAACCATAGTAATCGGTGCAGCTGCCGTTCTGTTCCTTGGGAAGGAAACGAAGGGGATGGAGCTGCAGTAG